The genomic stretch TCTAGAAATTCTTTTAAATACGTTCCTTTACTCTCACTTTATTATCTACAAGTATCCATATGTAACAAagccatattttttttaaatattttttcacaTAAATACGGAGACATATTTAATGGCATTTGCCTCAATTAAATATCACCAAATTACgggaaaataataataataataataataataataataataataataataataataataataataataatatctctGCGACCAGAATTTGAAATAATTTGTATTCTTGCTACTGCAGAAATCAAGCTCACGAGATTCATGTTTGCATTAGCAACAAACTATGACTGGTAAAGAATGCACGTTATTTGATAAATTCATTGATGTTAATACAAAATATACCTACCGAACTTACGTTACAAATTGTAAAGTTGATTTTGGTTGgtgagaaaatgaaaaaaggtcgtacaaaaattaaaagataGGATCGTATACGATTCACACGAGTATAATTTTCCGTTCCAACTATGAActgtataattaaaataaatgtcATTTTTTAAATAGAGCTCGAATTTAAATTAATCTAGTCTCTGGTATCTTAttagtttttcattttaatagTCCCTATTCTCGTGTTAATTATACTCTTTTTAAAATCTATTGACAATGAACTGAAATTGTAAAATAAACTTGTAATATGAGTACTACCTTTTTTAATACTTGGAGATCATAATATGCCAATGAAAACTACAACACGACATTTTTTCCAAAACATCAATGACTCGTCTCTAATGTTGTGTGTTGgtgaacaaaaaaaatattactcctattaattaatattaatatgctGTCGTGTAGAGTGAGTTATACAAATAATATAATTGTCTATGTATAATTTTATATCTTGCAAAATAAGACTTCAATTTGAAGAAAGACTTCGGGTTCATTCGTGatctttttgtcattttttttcttcgaCATTTCTTGAGTTTATTTAgtctttaataattaatttttgggTTAAGCAAATCTCCCAATTCAGTAGTGTTATAATAACAAAAATGTTTCATCCAAAGTCATGTAaatgaactaaaataaattattaaaacatATAGTAATATAAAATGTATGTATGGAAATTACTATGTGTAATAGTAATATTCTAGCGTttagtataaataatttaaaaatactccatattataGTTAATGCTGATGCACTAATAATTATACTGCTAGGGCTAGAAAATGAGAATTCCAATTATTGGTAAGACAATTattgataaatatatatagatatactAAAACGGTTACATAAATGATCGATATTTTTTGTACAAAAGTTTTTATGTATCGTCCGACAAGATTCATGTACTTAAATAACTCAAAATTCTTTTAAAACGAATAACATCCGTACAACGAATCCGAAGACAGTCAAACGATATTTGCACCTGTGATTCGATACAAGATTATCTCTGTATATTAAGACTTTATATCATTTTCAGTCAACGACACTCAATATACATCGAAAAACTTTTTTATCAACCCACCTATTTCACTTGAccttaaaatttcaacacaccAAAACCTAAACTTGCAAATCTTATATTTAGGAGTAAAAATACAAGGATCAAAATGCAATTatcataaaattagaaaattagcACCAAATATTGCAAATCTCGAAATAAATCCTTAATccattactattattttatttaaatcaatCTATTACTTTgataaaaattagaaagtagAAAGTGTCCATtgtttcaaaatttaatttatcaaaaatatctTTACTCATCTTATTTAATGAAGATAATTCAGAATTGAATATATATAAAGATCAAGTGTGGTGTGAATCGTGTGATATGATTCATTAGATAcctaaaatattcaaattaacCTATACAACTTAAAtatatacattttatttaattcatataTTGGAGAATTCTAATTTTCTTGGCTACTATAAAACgataaataaatgtaaaaaaaaacgATCAATGAGTTTAGTTAGGAAATAGGAGTAGTATGGTTAAATAAGGCAAAGTCAAATTCTTGAAAAGtccaaatgtaaaaaaaaaaaagataaaagaaagaaaacagaGAAAATCCGCTTTTCTGTACAGCCCATTGGAATTGTATGGCCAGCCCCCGGTTTTCACTTCACTTCTTCCTCAAACTATCGATATATATATACCCCCATCACCCCACCCCACCTCCTCCAAACAATTTGATCTTGGCCTATACACACATGTATACATACACACAGATATGCGATACATTCATGTCAATCTTTTCGTACAGGGACTGCTGAATGCATAGTTTTTCGTATCAAACCAGGAAATATCATATCACAACTCTAATTATACCCAACTACTTCCTAAAAGAGCACGaccctttttccattttcttgattttcacCTTCTTGTTTCATCTTTTTTGGCACCCACCGCTGGGATTTCAGTGCTCTGTTTTTACTCTGTTTTCAAGATCGAGTCTTTACCCTGCATGAAAATGAGGATTGAGCCGAACGGGAGCGGCGGGAGGGGGGAAATGAGCAGTGAATCGAGGAAGGGGAAGCGGCGGCAGAAGAGGATTCCTGCTGTTCAGAAGCTTTATGAGACTTGCAAGGAGGTTTTTGTTGACTGTGGGCCTGGCATTGTTCCCTCGCCTGAGAATGTGGAGAAGCTTGCTGCTGTTTTGGgtattcaaaattcaaatcaatctcttttcatttttttattgggGTTTCAAATTATTAATCTTAATTTTCTGCAGTTTCTGCTTAGGCATGGGATTTTGTCAATGTGGGACAATTTTCAGTGGTTTTGCAAGAATGGAAAATTTGCAAGAACActttttttgtatttaatttggtTGGTGAAGGCTATGAATGTAGCATGAAAACAAGGTGTACTTTTGTGATGGAATTGAATCATATGTTGTTGGAGGGTGGTGGTGTCTGAATTTTGTGATAATGACTCTCTGATtggtttttcaaatttttttttgcaattttcttGTGAAAATGGTGGATTCCGTAATTGTGGGATCAATTTACTTTTTTGCCATCTGCTTGGCTCTTGAAATTTTGTGCTACATAAGTGGTGCCATGTGCCTTGAAATTTGTGTGTTCAAATCTTTCTCGAACCATTAATGCAAATCCGAGGTTTAGTGACCCAAACATCATCAAGTACGTATCACCGCATGTGAAGCTTCATGTTCCCTGTTTTAGAAACAGGCTTTTGCAtcactatatttttttattacccTTTTTGTGGTATTGAACTACTCCCTCAGTCACTCTTtcaccgggcacgggttttaaggaagtgtttgaatgtgtggtgtaataaatggagttaggtagtggaatgtgggacctctttgatttttagggtatttttgatgtccaaatatagtaagtaggaagagtgactcttaatcgggacggaccgaaatgaaaaagagggactcttaatcggggacggagggagtattttcttgcataaaataaaatgcCAGGTTTCCAAAACCCCCCCTTTGCTGATGCTTTGTGACTTGTCCACATCATGTTGTTGAGCTGCTGGTTTTTAGCTATTGCAATTCAGTTGTATCATAAATCATAAACACATTTCAtaaatcaaaaacacatttcaaaATCTAGTCTTTCCTTGGTGCAGTTAAATGGTTTTGTTTTTGCTATGTTTCTTTGTCTATACAGTTTGCTAGTGTCTATAAAGAATTGTAGAAAATGTAGTTCCTATTTTGCCAAACTGCTAAGTTTATATCATATCCTCTGGTTTTGAATCTTTCTACTAAGTTTTAACACATGTGATTGATCCCTGCAGATGGAATGACTCAAGAAGATGTAGGCTTGCGGCCAAATATGCCGTGTTTCAGCAAGGAACGCGCGCCTATCATAACTTATATGCGCCTCCATGAATGCAACAAATTCTCAGTAAGTTTCttgttttttaatgaagaatCACTTTGTCGATTCTTGATTTCACCAGTGCACGTGATTTGAGTGAACCATATTGCTTTGTTATTGCAGATTGGTATCTTCTGCTTGCCCCCGAAGACTGTCATTCCGCTTCACAACCATCCTGGAATGACAGTTTTCAGCAAGCTCCTGTTTGGCACAATGCATATCCGGTCCCTTGACTGGGCGGACAAGGCGGATGATTGCAAAACGATGAGTGCTGTGGATCCCAAAAGTATGTCCTTGTTGAAACTAATTTCTTCTTTGTTGGTCCTACTTGTGAATTACATTTGTTCTTATGGAAAAAATAGGGGATTATGTTATCGTAGTTGTCCCTATCTGTGCTCGTTTTTTTCACTCTCTTAGTCCGTTTGTTTGCTCGTTCTAGTTGCTCTTTTAGCCCTTACGGTATCCCTATGTTGATCAAGATCTTCCAATGTAGTTTCCATTCAACTGCTGAGATTGTTAGACTTGTTTCGAACAGACCGTAGTAAATAATGATGTGCAGTGTTTGACAGTTGAGATGACTAGGAGACCTTTCGTTGTAGACGAATCTTTACATCCATAGCATAATAAGTGCAGCACTTGTCTATCTCCTCCTTTGCCTTCCATTCTGTGTGTTCACATTCATCTTCTCGCAGACAACAACGGTCTATGTCTGGCTAAGGTGAAGGTGAATTCGGAGTTGACCCCACCTTGCAATACCTCCATTCTCTACCCAGCCGATGGGGGCAACATGCACCGGTTCACTGCCAAGACAGCGTGCGCTGTTCTCGACGTGCTTGGCCCTCCATACTGCGACCCCGAAGGCCGTCACTGTCAGTACTACCAAGAGCTGCCATTTCCCCAAATTTCAGGTACAAAAACCTTGTTTCCTCTATCACATGGAAGCTTCCAAAAATGATCCCTTTTGACATTAAATAGAATCTAGGAAACTTCCACTTTGTTTCCATTCCTCCTAATCAGATCCTAGTTGTGATTAATAATTACAACATGAAGACTAATAAACCATCATTTGGGATTAAAAAACTCTAATTGAAGTGAATGCACTCTACATTTGTATATACACAAGTTTGTGTCATGTATTTCATTAATAATTGGTCATTGTTTGATATACAGTCGGCGGCGACGTGTcggtggaggtggaggaggagagGTTTGCATGGTTGAAGGAGATGGAAAAACCAGATGATCATGTGATTGTAGGAGTGGCCTATAATGGTCCTAAGATAGTGAGGAAGTGATGATGGTTTAAATAAGGAAGTAAACATCTATCTCCTTAAGGATATATATTTCCAAATGTAGTACACCTTTCCTGTCCATTTTTTGTCCCCACTCTCTCTTGAAAGGGAAAAGGGGGCGTTTATGTCGCCCCCTTTTTTTGGAAAGTTTTATGTAAATATTGGCAGAGTTTCTATATGTACAGGAGAGAGTAATCTTTATGTGCATCAGCAAAGAATTTGCCTTAATCTTAGACTTGTATGTTAGTGGTATATTATACTTTTTGTGCTATTTAATCAAGTATTGATAAAGATGTATGAAATTCGtctaaaccaaaaaaaaaaaattaatcaagatTTATTGAATATCAAAATTTGTGTTGCGGGAAAACGAGGGTTTTATGTTGTGAGAACGATCTACTAATTAGAAGGAAAACATATTACCAATTCAGTTGTGTTTCGTTAACATGAAATAATTGTAATTAGTTAAATGTCGAGATACAAATATAAGAAGTGACATAGGAGAGACGAGAGAAGAGGATGATGGCACGACTTGGTGATGGTCAGTGGTCGGGGCGTGCGTGATCGGAGAGGCTGCGGCGGCAGtgggatgagagagagagaaaatttttGGACGTGACACTTGCAcgatataattttattttttttcttatctttattttaaaaaaaaggttttatctacaaatttagaaaaaacttaaattcatatatttctaaattttttttcgTGCAGTTTTGAGTATGATTAAAATTAGTGTGTTCACAGACAATTTTTCAAATGATATTatgataattttgttttttgctATGATTGAATTTGACTTAATCAGATTTGTGGGAACGACAATTCAACATCAAACCTattttataatcatttaaaacaCTCAaacaatagtaataatataaataaaagcgTCAATATATCTAATCATGACTTTAGAAATCCTTTATTGGAGTGTACTTAAATAGTCCTATATGAACTCATAATTCTAATCTTGATGCAGAATTGAAAATTGTGGAAGTCATGTCATAAATGGTCTCTACTCTCAATTAAATTTGAGTTCCCACTGATAGACAAAACGTGTCATAATACATTTTGGTGATTAATGTTTCACTATCAACATGATGTTCTTATCAGTAATAAATTCTGAAATTTAAATCCCATTATTATAACTTAATTTCATTGGCTAGGCTTCaataattactagtactaaCATTTATATATGATTATAGACTAAAGTCctaaaatggtccttaacatattgcgttttttttattctggtctaaaacattatcttttgaattattcggtccctcacatttgaaatcggatcacatttggtccattttggacggttccgtcaaatttttgacggccGGGTCAGAAATCcatcactaatccgtcactaaccgggagaaactgatccgtcactaatccgtcactgaTACGTGAACCGGCGGGAGTGGCGGAGGAGGATCGAAGCTCTCGCGATGAGGCAGATCGAGATCATCGCTGAGCTATGCGAGGACGATGAGGATGATTGCAAACTGATCTGCAAGCCGGCGGCGGTGCACGCGCTGAAGAGGTGCTTAAACGACGACGTCGAGTCGAAGAATTTTGAAAATCAGACGGTTTACTCGACGCATCAGGTTCTGGAGTCGTGGATCCGAGTCGCGAGGGAGCTAATTGCGAGGATCTGAGAGGAAATCGATTCGCGGCGGTGTGAGAGAGAGGCGAGGTATTGCTGGTTGCTGGAGAAGGTGTGGTCGATTTTGAATCAGATCGAAGATCTGCATCTGCTGATGGATTCAGGCGATTTCCTGCAGCTGAAAAATAAGCTCATGATCAAGCCGAGTTCCGATTCGGAGTTGTTCTGCTTCAGATCGCGCGAGCTCGTCGAGATCACGAAATCGTCCAAGGATCTGAAGCACACGATGCCGGCGGtgttggaggtggaggtggaggtggaggtggaggtggatccGACCGGCGGACCGAGGATTCAGAATGCGGCGATGGAGCTTTACCGGAGGAAGGAGGATTTCGCGAAAATTCACCTGATGCAGGCGGTGGAGGCAACGGTGAAGAGGTTTTACTTCGGTTACAAGCAGTTGCTGGCGGTGGTGATGGGGAGCTTGGAAGCGAAGGGGAATGTTGAATCCGACGATTTGTTGAGCCTGATATTTATGGAGCCGACGTATTTCCCGAGCTTGGACGCGGCGAAGACGTTTCTCAGGGAGCGGTGGAGCCATGAGGCGGCGGGtttgtgacggatttgtgacggatcagttttTCCCAGTTAATGatggattagtgacggatttgtgacccggtaattaaaaccgtcaaaaatttgacggaaccgtccaaaatggaccaaatgtgatccgatttcaaatgtgagagaccgaataattcaaaagataatgttttggaccaaaataaaaaaaacgcaatatgttaaggaccattttgggactttagtcatGATTATATTCTCCCTTAATTAAACTTGGAAAAATATGAATTATGAATTATGATctaaatttattcatatttgGGATCATGAACTATTAATCATAAATAGAGTATTATTTAAAAGAGGTTTTATTATGCTGGTACATTAGTGCGAATTGGTCAAGCGGAAAAGTGATTAATGTTCGATATATATATGCATCTTATTCGAATATATTATGCCGATGTCTTTAAAAATATTACCACTTCAACATTTTT from Salvia splendens isolate huo1 chromosome 15, SspV2, whole genome shotgun sequence encodes the following:
- the LOC121767180 gene encoding plant cysteine oxidase 2-like; this encodes MKMRIEPNGSGGRGEMSSESRKGKRRQKRIPAVQKLYETCKEVFVDCGPGIVPSPENVEKLAAVLDGMTQEDVGLRPNMPCFSKERAPIITYMRLHECNKFSIGIFCLPPKTVIPLHNHPGMTVFSKLLFGTMHIRSLDWADKADDCKTMSAVDPKNNNGLCLAKVKVNSELTPPCNTSILYPADGGNMHRFTAKTACAVLDVLGPPYCDPEGRHCQYYQELPFPQISVGGDVSVEVEEERFAWLKEMEKPDDHVIVGVAYNGPKIVRK